The Miscanthus floridulus cultivar M001 unplaced genomic scaffold, ASM1932011v1 os_1252_2, whole genome shotgun sequence genome window below encodes:
- the LOC136533846 gene encoding uncharacterized protein, producing the protein MAAAVGGAPRTAGVTPRGPGRRCRGPGHGPRGWSSGRGATVGCGVRGSRRRRAGGRRRWGHTGGGASAGRGGRGCVGGAGRAKAVGARWRGRAAVRGQRSGEGAPAGERAGRDGGSTGAGRGGTAARKMQIGTALAFITCGDVLEVGALPHRHRTSSLGASKNGTELGAKICGVKLGAKIYGVELGVKIHDAELSVMSPPRLRRVQKFGANNDGAETKLRIQILKSYL; encoded by the exons ATGGCCGCGGCGGTCGGGGGCGCGCCGAGGACGGCCGGGGTCACACCGAGAGGGCCGGGGCGGCGCTGCCGTGGGCCAGGGCACGGGCCGCGGGGTTGGAGCAGCGGGCGTGGGGCGACGGTGGGCTGCGGTGTTCGGGGCAGCCGGCGGAGGCGCGCCGGCGGGCGAAGGCGGTGGGGGCACACCGGCGGGGGCGCGtcggcggggcggggcgggcggGGGTGCGTCGGCGGGGCAGGGCGGGCGAAGGCGGTGGGGGCACGCTGGCGGGGGCGCGCCGCCGTGCGCGGGCAGCGGAGCGGCGAGGGCGCGCCGGCGGGTGAGCGGGCGGGGCGGGATGGCGGGTCGACAGGCGCAGGGCGGGGCGGGACGGCGGCtcgc AAAATGCAAATTGGAACTGCACTTGCatttatcacatgtggagatgtcctg GAAGTTGGAGCATTGCCGCATCGGCATCGGACATCGAGCCTTGGCGCCAGTAAGAACGGcactgagctcggcgccaagatctgcgGCGTCAAGCTTggtgccaagatctatggcgtcgagctcggcgtcaagatccACGACGCCGAGCTGTCTGTcatgtcaccgccacgtctgcgtcgagTTCAAAAGTTCGGCGCcaacaacgatggcgccgagaccAAGCTAAGgatccagattttgaaatcttac